Proteins from a single region of Psilocybe cubensis strain MGC-MH-2018 chromosome 3, whole genome shotgun sequence:
- a CDS encoding Cell wall alpha-1,3-glucan synthase mok13 — MRLSAALCALISLSSFVSASPWREDLVDYNINVNKDATDPTQYDAERPNSTYTPSPENWRALPTYTILLDKFADGDPTNNDFFGTMYESDIRETQLRFGGDLKGLVSKLDYLHGMGVRVIFMSGTPFLNMLWQADSYSPLDFSVLDPHWGTINDWRDAIDAIHARGMYFMADFTVGTMSDLIGFEGHLNTSTPFNLNEYKAVWKKPNYIPWNFSEYRDFQIGNERNTSCVMPKFWEDDGTVVKVETNGCMASDFDQYGDMEAFGVHPDWQRQLSKFASVQDRLREWKPDVMAKISTFSCLAIKALDIDAIRIDKATQVTVDALAVWASRTRECARRLGKTNFFIPGEVTGGDTFGSLYYGRGRTPTQLPPGFLAAANVTANQDEFFLREAPLNALDSVAFHYSFYRAIARFLGMDGNLQVAYDIDNNFVTAWNQMFVKNDFLNPSTGKLDPRHMFGSSNFDIFRWPSLESGTQKSVLATFIASLVMPGIPLLYYGEEQNFYLYDNGASNYLYGRQAMISNQAWKRHGCYVLGSEQYFNMPLEKALFGCHDDWNALDHFDPTTDSRLLFSQFHTLREAYGALQDGFNLVQRGNWTYFIERPGSNGTGTEMGLWSVSRSALTGYQTVGGNFTGQVWLLFTNENRTRTYTFDCSSKDWISTPYVSGTTVRNLFSPFETYVLQDSRDSFQNNGGAPWTGCLPSITMDPYGFKALVPINQWSPPRPVITKFTPGHDYRALVTDPGASNATTLNIGFEFNVPMASCDAVSRAITYTMASSGKGGNPTVTNVRCGAMTGTNTSPLAAAPVSAWSWNATLTNVPDGVLTITVNNAPAAPAAGAATGTGTIDHFLVRKGAADNVMVFPTNDYNTTDSFKMEGGKYTFTHKAFGADFFRYSGNFGKTWTAWTRWEDTTTIDSSVFKKNSDNFWAGDHIQVQYWSNATTSAAHMVHADLNYNGKPRRVPQFLARGPFNQWGYDAGINHLMELNPDGKWELEIMGSWPTYLQLNVWGFDDYFYGDADGDGVLDRLPPNTVAPNYLNISAPPSPHLSWSLLVDDSTMTWSLKPRGQVSVGIIMYALLLAIPLITATLAVLIFMWTFYGIRHNQYGVKVKSHTNYFPIFGNKSAADLKESTPMSEKIFGHKHNTEIIGWPEDKNKRRKVLIATLEYEIIDWKLKVKIGGLGVMSSLMGKAMTDVDLIWVVPKVKDLEYPAGEPAEPIEVIIFGEPYLIEVETHVLDNITYIILDSPVFRAQTKADPYPARMDDLSSAIFYSTWNQAIAATIRRHPTIDIYHINDYHGALAPIYLLPKVIPVCLSLHNAEFQGLWPLRTKEEMKEVCSAFNISKEHCTKYVQFGNTFNLLHAAASFISTHQKSVGVAGVSDKYGKRSWARYPALWTLKHVDSLPNPDPSDIAALDEKPMEARDVQIDEVAEAARPELKRQAQEWAGIKQDPNSDLFVFVGRWSKQKGVDLIADVMPSLLEKRPTIQLIAVGPVIDLYGRFAAEKLARLMELYPDRVYSKPEFTALPPYLFSGADFALIPSRDEPFGLVAVEFGRKGALGVGSRLGGLGLMPGWWYPVESSATNHMLSQLTKTIKMALKSTEEERAILRARSAIQRFPVVEWRQRMEDFHKRSINNSRSIAGPNAWRESDCDGGGLRPMADTDDWDPIAQAQPTQPEWDARSFNDGPQVHTPGSPAQWSQESLTPGGEHTPRSGNQYSDDDYFAHHQRGSVAPSLAPSMADSPGGYNNFLERANRTIAKDQKHVPDPFLDPGLAPSRPFGSHSRVSSVESISSIVEEKSNSPLNKAIASFTDSDGGVASEFVQKLQTLNAKNSEHELSIEKFLTKSEEAFFGKVRKEKLSTAASIRSSQRDSMWGTPSPSLYSRPDSPNMQAFSQGDYDGPLHQEPNMPEVTPMTGLQIAMSREIGGWPLYTIVIGLGQMLSATSFQITLLTGRNWQDNVQLYVLGGVFLAATAVWYPMFRLKPSIYVLSLPWIFFGLAFFLIGLPSVHSSLHPAHRALSSAATWCYAVGSAAGFLFFGLNFGEEAGAATEVWTLRACIVQGSQQIWVAALWYWGYNLSGRTDDYITPWWIVTIVWPLAFASFLFAYLMLYGLPEYYRQTPPKVPHFLKTLFRRKLVLWFLASEILRDYWLSGPYGRNWTFLWSVDVPKWQILILVVTFFVFVWAAMLLVLTHFSKTHTWLLPVFAVGLGAPRWCQMLWGTSSLALYIPWAGSAGPYLGISLWLWLGVLDAIQGVGLGMILLQTLSRLHVCATLAFAQVIGSICVMIARATAPNSVGPGSVFPDAAKWDFSEGLSGSPMALPLFWIALVCQLVIVLGYFWFYRKEQLARP; from the exons ATGCGTCTCTCAGCGGCGCTTTGCGCCCTAATCTCCCTATCTTCCTTCGTCTCTGCTTCTCCCTGGCGAGAAGATCTTGTCGACTACAATATCAATGTCAACAAGGACGCTACAGACCCTACGCAATATGATGCAGAACGCCCTAATTCAACCTACACCCCCTCACCTGAAAACTGGCGCGCTCTCCCCACATACACAATTCTTCTCGACAAGTTTGCCGACGGGGACCCCACCAACAACGATTTTTTCGGCACCATGTATGAGTCTGATATCCGCGAAACACAGCTTCGCTTTGGTGGCGATTTGAAAGGCCTCGTCTCCAAACTAGATTACCTGCATGGCATGGGCGTTAGGGTTATTTTCATGTCTGGAACCCCCTTCCTTAACATGCTTTGGCAAGCGGACA GTTATTCACCCCTCGACTTCAGCGTTCTTGATCCTCATTGGGGTACCATTAATGATTGGCGAGACGCAATCGATGCTATTCACGCAAGAGGAATGTATTTTATGGCAGATTTCACGGTTGGAACAATGAGCGATctcattgggtttgaagg TCATCTGAATACGAGTACTCCTTTTAATCTGAATGAATACAAGGCCGTGTGGAAGAAGCCAAATTACATTCCTTGGAATTTCTCAGAGTATCGCGATTTCCAG ATTGGAAACGAACGCAATACGTCTTGCGTCATGCCCAAGTtttgggaagatgatggcACTGTCGTCAAAGTGGAGACCAATGGATGTATGGCTTCTGACTTTGATCAGTATGGTGATATGGAGGCTTTCGGTGTGCATCCTGACTGGCAGCGCCAATTGTCCAAATTCGCCTCCGTCCAGGATCGTCTTCGTGAATGGAAACCTGATGTTATGGCCAAGATCTCTACGTTTTCTTGTCTCGCCATCAAAGCTCTCGATATCGACGCTATCCGTATCGATAAAGCCACACAAGTTACGGTAGATGCATTGGCCGTTTGGGCCTCACGTACACGAGAATGTGCAAGAAGACTTGGGAAAACCAACTTCTTTATTCCTGGCGAAGTCACTGGTGGAGATACTTTCGGGTCGCTTTACTA TGGACGCGGTCGAACACCTACACAACTACCACCTGGATTCCTTGCCGCTGCCAACGTTACTGCTAATCAGGACGAATTCTTCCTTCGTGAGGCTCCTCTCAATGCTTTAGACAGTGTTGCATTCCACTATTCGTTCTATCGCGCAATTGCTCGCTTCTTGGGCATGGACGGGAACCTCCAAGTTGCATATGACATTGACAACAATTTCGTAACAGCGTGGAATCAGATGTTCGTCAAGAACGATTTTCTCAATCCTTCCACTGGGAAACTGGATCCAAGGCACATGTTTGGAAGCAGTAACTTCGATATTTTCCGCTGGCCTAGTCTGGAATCCGGTACACAAAAAAGTGTTTTGGCTACTTTCATTGCGTCTTTGGTCATGCCCGGTATTCCCTTG CTCTACTACGGTGAAGAACAAAACTTCTACCTCTATGACAATGGTGCTTCCAATTACCTTTACGGTCGTCAAGCCATGATCAGCAATCAAGCCTGGAAGAGGCATGGATGTTATGTTCTTGGCTCAGAGCAATATTTCAACATGCCTCTGGAAAAGGCCTTATTCGGCTGTCATGATGACTGGAATGCCCTTGACCATTTTGATCCCACCACCGACAGTCGACTACTCTTTTCCCAATTCCATACATTGCGCGAAGCCTATGGCGCTCTTCAAGACGGTTTCAACCTTGTCCAACGTGGTAACTGGACCTATTTCATTGAGCGACCAGGTTCCAACGGCACTGGTACTGAAATGGGTCTATGGTCTGTTTCTCGTTCTGCGCTTACCGGGTATCAGACTGTTGGGGGCAATTTCACAGGACAAGTCTGGTTGCTTTTCACCAATGAAAACAGGACCCGAACCTACACCTTCGACTGTAGTAGCAAGGACTGGATTTCCACACCTTATGTTTCTGGCACAACGGTCCGCAATCTCTTTTCTCCATTCGAAACATATGTTTTGCAGGATTCTCGGGATTCCTTCCAAAACAATGGGGGAGCTCCCTGGACGGGTTGCTTACCTTCCATTACCATGGATCCTTATGGTTTTAAAGCCCTCGTTCCAATAAATCAATGGTCTCCTCCTCGTCCCGTCATCACAAAGTTCACTCCAGGCCATGATTATCGGGCATTGGTCACCGATCCTGGCGCTTCTAACGCAACTACCCTCAATATCGGCTTCGAATTCAATGTCCCTATGGCTTCGTGCGATGCAGTGTCAAGGGCTATCACATACACCATGGCATCATCAGGAAAAGGAGGGAACCCAACGGTCACTAATGTCAGATGCGGTGCAATGACTGGCACCAACACTTCGCCCTTGGCTGCTGCCCCTGTCTCTGCATGGAGTTGGAATGCTACGTTGACCAACGTCCCTGATGGGGTTTTGACGATCACTGTTAACAACGCGCCCGCCGCACCTGCAGCTGGCGCCGCCACTGGCACAGGG ACTATTGACCACTTCCTTGTCAGGAAGGGTGCTGCTGACAACGTGATGGTCTTCCCCACAAATGATTACAACACGACAGATTCTTTCAAAATGGAGGGCGGCAAATACACGTTCACTCACAAAGCGTTTGGAGCAGACTTTTTCCGCTATTCTGGCAACTTTGGGAAGACCTGGACAGCTTGGACACGATGGGAGGATACCACAACGATTGATTCTTCAGTTTTCAAGAAAAATTCTGACAACTTCTGGGCTGGCGACCATATTCAAGTTCAAT ATTGGAGTAATGCGACAACCTCTGCTGCCCATATGGTGCACGCTGATCTCAATTATAACGGAAAACCCCGTCGTGTCCCTCAATTTTTGGCTCGTGGTCCCTTCAACCAATGGGGTTACGATGCTGGTATCAACCATCTCATGGAGTTGAATCCGGATGGCAAATGGGAGCTTGAGATCATGGGTAGCTGGCCAACCTACCTACAACTAAACGTTTGGGGATTCGACGACTACTTTTATGGAGACGCGGATGGTGACGGTGTACTCGATCGTCTACCACCTAACACTGTTGCGCCAAATTACCTCAATATATCTGCCCCTCCGTCGCCTCATCTTTCGTGGTCTCTTCTCGTTGACGATTCTACCATGACCTGGTCGCTCAAACCTCGTGGACAGGTATCTGTGGGAATCATCATGTATGCATTACTACTTGCCATTCCTCTCATCACTGCAACTTTGGCTGTTCTCATCTTCATGTGGACATTCTACGGCATCCGACACAATCAATACGGTGTTAAAGTCAAGAGCCATACCAACTACTTCCCCATCTTCGGAAATAAATCTGCTGCTGACCTCAAGGAGTCGACACCAATGTCTGAGAAGATATTTGGCCACAAGCACAACACAGAGATCATTGGGTGGCCAGAGGATAAAAATAAGCGTCGAAAGGTTCTCATTGCCACGCTTGAATATGAAATTATAGATTGGAAGTTGAAAGTCAAGATTGGTGGTCTTGGTGTCATGTCAAGTTTGATGGGTAAGGCCATGACTGACGTCGACCTTATATGGGTTGTTCCTAAAGTCAAGGATTTGGAATATCCTGCTGGTGAACCTGCGGAACCTATCGAGGTCATTATCTTCGGAGAGCCTTATTTGATTGAAGTTGAAACCCACGTCTTGGACAACATCACCTATATCATTCTCGACAGTCCTGTCTTTAGGGCGCAAACAAAGGCCGATCCATATCCCGCTCGCATGGACGATTTGAGCTCTGCTATCTTCTACTCTACATGGAATCAAGCTATTGCCGCTACTATTCGACGACACCCCACTATCGACATCTACCACATCAATGATTACCACGGTGCCCTCGCCCCTATCTACCTACTTCCTAAAGTCATCCCTGTCTGTCTATCCCTTCATAACGCCGAGTTCCAGGGTCTCTGGCCTCTGCGAACCAAGGAAGAAATGAAGGAGGTCTGCTCCGCGTTCAACATTAGCAAAGAGCACTGCACAAAATATGTCCAATTCGGAAACACTTTCAATTTGTTGCATGCGGCTGCCTCGTTCATCAGTACCCATCAAAAGAGTGTTGGTGTTGCCGGTGTATCCGACAAATACGGAAAGCGCAGTTGGGCTCGATATCCCGCCCTTTGGACACTCAAGCATGTCGACTCATTGCCAAATCCTGATCCTTCGGATATTGCGGCACTGGACGAGAAGCCAATGGAAGCTCGCGACGTTCAGATCGACGAGGTTGCCGAAGCTGCACGTCCGGAACTCAAAAGACAGGCACAAGAGTGGGCTGGAATCAAGCAGGACCCTAACTCGGATTTGTTCGTGTTCGTTGGTCGTTGGTCAAAACAAAAGGGAGTGGATCTTATTGCGGATGTCATGCCTTCTCT CCTGGAAAAACGGCCAACCATTCAATTAATTGCTGTCGGGCCTGTTATTGATCTTTACGGCCGATTTGCAGCAGAAAAGCTTGCCCGTCTCATGGAGCTGTATCCCGATCGTGTCTACTCCAAACCAGAATTTACGGCCCTCCCCCCTTACCTTTTCAGCGGTGCCGATTTTGCTTTGATTCCTTCCCGTGATGAACCTTTCGGTCTCGTGGCGGTCGAGTTCGGTCGTAAGGGTGCTCTTGGTGTCGGAAGTCGATTGGGTGGTTTGGGTTTAATGCCTGGATGG TGGTACCCTGTAGAATCAAGCGCTACAAATCACATGCTTTCTCAGCTCACAAAAACAATCAAAATGGCTTTGAAATCAACTGAAGAGGAGCGTGCTATCTTGCGGGCAAGATCTGCTATTCAACGTTTCCCTGTAGTAGAGTGGCGCCAAAGAATGGAGGATTTCCATAAGCGTAGTATCAATAACAGTCGTTCCATCGCTGGTCCAAATGCGTGGAGAGAGTCCGACTGTGATGGAGGTGGTCTTCGCCCTATGGCTGATACCGATGATTGGGATCCAATTGCCCAAGCACAGCCTACTCAACCTGAATGGGATGCCCGCAGCTTTAATGATGGTCCTCAGGTTCATACTCCAGGATCTCCAGCACAATGGAGTCAAGAGTCTCTCACTCCAGGAGGAGAACACACCCCACGCTCTGGAAATCAGTATTCTGATGATGATTACTTTGCACACCATCAACGGGGAAGCGTCGCTCCCAGCTTAGCACCCAGCATGGCTGACAGTCCTGGTGGTTACAACAATTTCCTAGAACGTGCAAATCGTACCATTGCCAAAGACCAAAAACATGTTCCTGATCCATTCCTCGATCCTGGTTTGGCACCAAGTCGTCCATTCGGATCACACTCGCGCGTTTCCTCTGTTGAATCTATCTCATCTATTGTAGAAGAAAAATCCAACTCTCCTCTGAACAAAGCTATTGCATCA TTCACTGATTCGGATGGTGGAGTTGCTTCGGAGTTTGTGCAGAAGCTACAAACACTGAACGCCAAAAACTCTGAGCATGAGCTTTCAATCGAAAAATTCTTGACTAAGAGCGAGGAGGCCTTCTTCGGTAAAGTTCGCAAGGAGAAACTTTCAACTGCTGCCAGTATCCGGTCATCACAGCGAGATTCGATGTGGGGGactccttcaccttcactCTATTCTCGTCCAGATT CCCCCAACATGCAAGCATTTTCTCAGGGAGATTATGACGGACCCTTGCACCAAGAACCTAATATGCCGGAAGTCACACCTATGACAGGTCTTCAAATCGCTATGTCTCGTGAAATTGGCGGTTGGCCACTATATACCATCGTCATTGGCTTGGGCCAG ATGTTGAGCGCGACCAGTTTCCAAATTACATTGCTAACGGGTCGTAATTGGCAAGATAACGTTCAACTTTATGTGCTTGGTGGCGTCTTCCTTGCCGCGACAGCTGTCTGGTACCCTATGTTCAGGCTCAAACCCTCTATCTATGTCCTTTCTCTTCCATGGATCTTCTTCGGTCTGGCTTTCTTCCTGATCGGCCTTCCTTCAGTCCATTCATCATTGCATCCGGCTCACCGTGCGCTTTCGAGTGCAGCGACCTGGTGTTACGCAGTTGGTTCTGCTGCCGGGTTCCTATTCTTTGGTCTTAACTTCGGAGAAGAAGCC GGCGCTGCAACGGAGGTTTGGACACTTAGAGCTTGTATTGTGCAAGGTTCTCAGCAAATCTGGGTGGCTGCTTTGTGGTATTGGGGTTACAACCTCAGCGGAAGGACTGACGATTACATTACCCCGTGGTGGATTGTTACCATCGTGTGGCCATTAGCGTTCGCGAGTTTCCTTTTCGCCTATCTTATGCTCTACGGTTTACCGG AATATTACCGGCAAACGCCCCCAAAGGTTCCTCACTTCCTGAAGACCCTTTTCAGGCGGAAACTCGTTTTATGGTTCCTTGCATCTGAAATTCTTCGCGACTATTGGTTGAGTGGA CCTTACGGACGTAACTGGACTTTCCTGTGGAGTGTGGACGTTCCCAAATGGCAAATTCTGATCCTCGTTGTCACCTTTTTCGTCTTTGTCTGGGCGGCGATGCTCCttgttttgacacatttCAGTAAAACTCACACTTGGTTGCTTCCTGTATTCGCCGTTGGGCTAGGTGCTCCTAGATGGTGTCAG ATGTTATGGGGTACCTCTTCTCTGGCCTTGTACATCCCTTGGGCTGGTAGTGCCGGACCATATCTTGGTATCTCTCTCTGGCTTTGGCTGGGCGTTCTTGATGCCATTCAAGGTGTTGGTTTGGGAATGATTCTTCTGCAG ACACTCTCGCGACTTCATGTCTGCGCCACCCTGGCCTTCGCGCAAGTAATTGGGTCCATTTGTGTTATGATTGCCCGTGCAACCGCACCCAACTCAGTTGGCCCTGGATCCGTGTTCCCTGATGCTGCCAAGTGGGACTTTTCAGAAGGCCTGTCAG GGAGCCCAATGGCTCTGCCATTATTCTGGATCGCTCTTGTTTGCCAGCTCGTCATTGTTCTCGGATATTTCTGGTTCTATCGCAAGGAACAGCTGG CACGACCTTAA